A portion of the Deltaproteobacteria bacterium genome contains these proteins:
- the ruvA gene encoding Holliday junction branch migration protein RuvA, translated as MIALLTGLLATLEEDHVIIDVQGVGYQALVSAQTAKCLPQPGATVRLYIHTHVREDQLCLFGFATREERALFQRLLAVSGIGPKSALALLSGLSTPDLVQAVIGEDARQLATIPGIGKKTAERIVIDLRDRLLKDQVLVNLPSAGTDRSTGINHDALSALLNLGYARQVAEPAVRTAQQRSHGATLSGLIREALKELATR; from the coding sequence ATGATTGCATTGTTGACGGGGCTGCTGGCGACACTCGAAGAGGATCACGTCATCATCGATGTCCAAGGCGTCGGATATCAAGCGCTCGTCTCGGCCCAAACGGCCAAATGTCTGCCGCAGCCCGGCGCCACGGTGCGGCTCTACATTCATACGCATGTGCGCGAAGATCAACTCTGCTTGTTCGGCTTTGCCACGCGAGAGGAACGGGCGCTGTTTCAACGGCTGTTGGCCGTCTCCGGGATCGGGCCGAAGTCGGCGCTGGCGCTGCTCTCCGGACTCTCCACGCCCGATTTAGTGCAGGCCGTGATCGGCGAAGACGCGCGACAGTTAGCGACCATTCCAGGAATCGGCAAGAAAACTGCGGAACGGATCGTGATCGACTTGCGGGATCGACTGTTGAAAGACCAGGTGTTGGTCAATCTCCCATCCGCGGGCACCGACCGATCGACCGGCATCAACCACGATGCGTTGTCGGCGCTGTTGAACTTGGGCTATGCCCGACAAGTGGCCGAGCCCGCGGTGCGCACGGCGCAACAACGCAGCCACGGGGCCACGTTGAGCGGGCTGATTCGTGAGGCGTTGAAGGAATTGGCAACCCGATGA
- the ruvB gene encoding Holliday junction branch migration DNA helicase RuvB encodes MTTALPSASDDPFDLTPNGGEEAAFEASLRPKRLAEYVGQNAVKEALTIFIEAASRRREALDHALFCGPPGLGKTTLAHIIAAELGVAIHITSGPVLERAGDLAGILTNLEARQVLFIDEIHRLPRIVEELLYPAMEDFRLDLVVGQGPAARTVRIDLPHFTLIGATTRVGLLTSPLRDRFGIVSRLEYYAPEELAQILSRSAELLQTALPPAAALEIALRSRGTPRIANRLLRRARDFAQVRAAGRIDIAVARDALTLLSVDQAGFDPMDRKILLTIIEKFNGGPVGIETIASAVSEARDTIEDVYEPFLIQHGYLARTPRGRVATTRSYEHFGRTAPTHLRQGDLYRAGDA; translated from the coding sequence ATGACCACGGCACTTCCATCCGCCAGCGACGACCCGTTCGACCTCACGCCGAACGGCGGCGAAGAAGCCGCGTTCGAGGCCTCGCTCCGCCCGAAACGGCTCGCCGAATACGTGGGCCAAAACGCGGTCAAGGAAGCGCTGACGATCTTCATTGAAGCGGCCAGCCGGCGGCGGGAGGCGCTCGATCACGCGCTGTTTTGCGGTCCACCGGGACTCGGCAAGACGACCTTGGCGCATATCATCGCGGCGGAACTCGGCGTGGCGATTCACATCACGTCGGGTCCGGTGCTGGAACGCGCAGGCGATTTAGCCGGGATCTTGACCAATCTCGAGGCGCGTCAAGTCCTGTTCATCGACGAAATCCACCGGCTGCCGCGCATCGTCGAAGAACTCCTCTATCCAGCAATGGAAGACTTCCGCCTGGATTTGGTTGTCGGCCAGGGGCCGGCTGCCCGCACGGTGCGGATCGATCTCCCCCACTTCACGTTAATCGGCGCGACGACGCGCGTCGGGCTGCTCACGTCGCCGCTGCGCGATCGTTTCGGAATCGTTTCCCGACTGGAATATTATGCCCCGGAGGAACTCGCGCAGATCCTGAGCCGCTCGGCGGAATTGTTACAGACGGCGTTGCCGCCCGCTGCCGCATTGGAAATTGCGCTCCGCTCTCGCGGCACACCACGGATTGCGAATCGGCTGCTCCGCCGCGCGCGCGACTTTGCCCAAGTCCGCGCGGCCGGACGGATCGACATCGCCGTCGCCCGAGACGCGTTGACCCTCCTCTCCGTCGATCAGGCGGGCTTCGATCCGATGGATCGAAAAATTCTTCTCACCATTATCGAAAAATTTAACGGCGGCCCGGTCGGAATCGAGACCATCGCCTCGGCGGTCAGCGAGGCGCGCGACACGATCGAAGACGTGTATGAACCGTTTCTGATCCAACACGGGTATCTGGCCCGCACCCCACGCGGTCGCGTGGCGACGACCCGCAGTTACGAGCACTTTGGGCGCACCGCACCGACACACTTGCGGCAAGGGGATCTGTATCGTGCAGGTGACGCATGA
- a CDS encoding septum formation initiator family protein — translation MTKWLRHILGSWREWINPIPLAALALSLIFGWYIVFGDQGLVRLRQLRHTEGELRQRELALSSRLQTLAQEKVRLDDPDYLELIIRRELGYVRSGELIYQFPEPEVRVGTPPATITTPRTAGK, via the coding sequence ATGACCAAATGGTTGCGGCACATCCTCGGATCCTGGCGGGAGTGGATCAACCCGATCCCGCTCGCGGCCTTAGCGTTAAGCCTCATTTTCGGATGGTATATCGTCTTCGGCGATCAAGGCCTCGTGCGGCTGCGCCAATTGCGTCACACCGAAGGTGAACTACGCCAACGCGAACTCGCGCTCTCCAGCCGTCTCCAAACGTTGGCGCAAGAAAAAGTCCGGCTGGATGATCCGGATTATCTGGAGCTGATCATCCGTCGTGAACTCGGCTACGTCCGCAGCGGCGAATTGATTTATCAGTTTCCGGAACCGGAAGTCCGCGTTGGCACACCGCCGGCCACGATCACCACGCCGCGCACGGCCGGCAAATAA
- a CDS encoding carotenoid biosynthesis protein — protein MLHRPYVLAFLCAFLYLAIRRFGTTRALFWLTTGYWIAWISEASSIRNGFPYGWYSYRYENLTRDWLLWGVPVWDSLSYPFLIYASYTTATFLLRPREAADSSVRWRRALLGAALTMLLDIIIDPVANLGERWFLGDIYDYAHPGWYFGVPFTNFLGWFLVPLVIILVNQWLWELIPGRTHVRTYARTHNLMDLAFYFSIALFNIVLAWSIGAYALGAISSILLLAVGLLVKRQL, from the coding sequence ATGCTCCATCGCCCGTATGTGCTCGCCTTTCTCTGCGCGTTTCTCTACCTCGCCATCCGGCGGTTCGGCACCACACGCGCGTTGTTCTGGCTGACTACCGGGTACTGGATCGCTTGGATCTCGGAGGCCAGTTCGATTCGCAATGGATTCCCCTATGGCTGGTACAGCTATCGCTATGAAAATTTGACCCGCGACTGGCTGTTGTGGGGCGTGCCGGTCTGGGACTCGCTCTCCTATCCGTTCCTGATTTATGCCAGCTACACGACGGCGACCTTCTTGTTGCGCCCTCGTGAAGCAGCGGACTCCTCCGTGCGCTGGCGCCGCGCGCTGCTCGGGGCCGCATTGACGATGTTGCTCGATATCATCATTGATCCGGTCGCGAATCTCGGAGAGCGGTGGTTTCTGGGCGATATCTACGATTACGCGCATCCGGGATGGTATTTCGGCGTCCCATTCACGAATTTTCTCGGTTGGTTTCTCGTTCCACTCGTCATCATCCTCGTCAATCAATGGCTCTGGGAACTCATTCCAGGACGTACGCACGTACGCACCTACGCACGTACGCACAATCTGATGGACCTTGCCTTTTATTTCAGCATCGCGCTGTTTAATATCGTGCTGGCTTGGTCTATAGGGGCGTATGCCCTGGGGGCAATTTCCTCAATATTGCTGCTAGCGGTTGGACTCTTGGTGAAGAGACAGCTTTAA
- a CDS encoding response regulator, with product MGLKILVVEPNIVARAYCVRALQLAGIDRSAIREASQGREALVMVREERVDLIITALAMPELDGPELLVALRGESQLANIPVVLLTSERNARRAAAIAQHGVRGGLERPFRPEAVRAVLNDLLPQSGATT from the coding sequence GTGGGCCTGAAGATCCTCGTCGTGGAACCGAATATCGTTGCGCGGGCGTATTGCGTGCGGGCGTTGCAGCTCGCCGGCATTGATCGCAGCGCCATCCGTGAAGCGAGTCAGGGTCGCGAAGCGTTAGTCATGGTGCGTGAGGAACGAGTGGACCTGATCATTACTGCACTGGCGATGCCCGAACTGGATGGACCGGAATTGCTTGTGGCACTGCGCGGGGAATCGCAGTTGGCGAATATTCCAGTCGTGCTGCTGACCAGCGAACGGAATGCGCGGCGCGCTGCGGCCATCGCACAACACGGTGTTCGTGGCGGTCTGGAACGTCCGTTTCGTCCGGAGGCGGTGCGCGCGGTGCTGAACGATCTATTGCCACAATCAGGGGCGACCACGTGA
- a CDS encoding HDOD domain-containing protein, with translation MSQTELILAAVDKLPTLPGVVARMCALVSSDVWSAEDFEEVVGPDPALTANLLRFANSPYFGLRRKITTVQQAVMLMGIKRVFEIAAMGAFSRIIPPYLSGYETKAADFWVHCVAVAMLSERLVVELGVKMPELIFTAGLLHDIGKLVIGVFLSNQSKQIVVEGDSSVGHFLDAERAALGTDHTELGGALAKKWNLPEVVEYTALWHHRPSEAPDEGHRVVVDLVHTANALAHSLGYGVDRGELSRQVDPAVLQRLHVQAHRLERVAGETFAQIQSMGEFITKDLPKG, from the coding sequence ATGAGCCAGACCGAACTGATCTTGGCCGCCGTCGACAAGCTGCCGACCCTGCCTGGGGTCGTGGCCCGGATGTGTGCCCTGGTCTCGAGCGACGTCTGGAGTGCGGAGGATTTTGAAGAAGTCGTGGGGCCCGATCCCGCGCTGACCGCCAATTTGCTGCGCTTTGCCAATTCGCCGTATTTCGGGCTGCGGCGCAAGATCACCACGGTCCAACAGGCCGTGATGCTGATGGGCATCAAGCGGGTGTTTGAAATCGCCGCGATGGGCGCCTTTTCCCGGATCATTCCGCCGTATTTGAGCGGCTACGAGACCAAGGCCGCGGACTTTTGGGTCCATTGCGTCGCGGTCGCGATGTTGAGCGAACGCCTTGTCGTGGAGCTCGGGGTCAAAATGCCGGAACTCATTTTCACGGCCGGACTGCTGCACGACATTGGCAAGCTCGTGATCGGCGTGTTCCTCTCGAATCAATCGAAGCAGATCGTGGTGGAAGGCGATTCGAGCGTCGGCCACTTTCTGGATGCCGAGCGTGCGGCATTAGGGACGGATCACACGGAATTAGGTGGCGCATTGGCGAAAAAATGGAATCTCCCGGAGGTGGTGGAATACACCGCGCTGTGGCATCACCGCCCGAGCGAGGCGCCGGATGAAGGACATCGCGTCGTCGTGGACCTGGTCCATACCGCCAATGCGTTGGCGCATTCGCTCGGCTACGGCGTCGATCGCGGCGAACTCTCGCGTCAAGTGGACCCAGCCGTCTTGCAACGGTTGCATGTCCAGGCGCATCGTTTGGAGCGCGTGGCGGGAGAGACGTTCGCGCAGATCCAGAGCATGGGTGAATTCATCACGAAAGACCTGCCGAAGGGATGA
- a CDS encoding chemotaxis protein CheD, whose product MSSEPAHTILIPKGQCEVAIDTAAILKTRSLGGCIAVLAHDPVHHVGGLLHVMLPRAVYSRSNSDVLPTLYADTGVPLLLQRMHGLGARTENLTVKLAGGGTLVEAPAVLQLGWRTAVAVRKQLWRAGLLVAAEALGGQHSWEVALLVGTGRVIMSTRGEERQL is encoded by the coding sequence ATGTCGAGTGAACCAGCGCACACCATTCTGATTCCGAAGGGGCAGTGCGAAGTCGCGATCGATACCGCCGCCATTTTAAAGACCCGATCTCTCGGCGGTTGCATTGCCGTTCTCGCGCACGATCCTGTGCATCATGTGGGTGGATTGCTACACGTTATGTTGCCACGCGCTGTTTACAGCCGCTCCAACAGCGATGTCTTGCCAACCCTCTATGCGGATACTGGAGTGCCGTTATTGCTCCAACGGATGCACGGTTTAGGCGCGCGGACTGAAAACCTGACCGTCAAATTGGCGGGCGGCGGCACGCTGGTTGAGGCCCCGGCCGTGTTGCAACTCGGGTGGCGGACCGCGGTCGCTGTGCGAAAACAACTATGGCGTGCCGGTCTGCTGGTTGCTGCGGAAGCGCTGGGAGGACAACACTCCTGGGAAGTGGCGTTGTTGGTCGGCACCGGCCGCGTGATCATGTCCACTCGAGGAGAGGAGCGGCAGCTATGA
- a CDS encoding YjbQ family protein encodes MRTYWKELTISTGDNNLPTLDPKLKQFVGPQDIFFIEDLTEQFQQLVAASEIANGLFTAQVMHTTTVLSVNELDEPMLLMDIHRALSEIAPRVNDYLHNSPLRTKNRCAEDNRCDRNADAHVKSFLIGNATTSLLVRNGKLLLGRWQRISVIDFDGPRQRQLVVQILGE; translated from the coding sequence ATGCGGACCTATTGGAAAGAACTCACGATTTCGACGGGCGACAACAATCTTCCCACCCTCGACCCGAAGCTCAAACAATTCGTCGGCCCTCAGGATATTTTCTTCATTGAGGACCTCACGGAACAGTTTCAGCAATTAGTCGCCGCGAGCGAAATTGCCAACGGACTCTTCACCGCACAGGTCATGCACACAACCACGGTGCTCAGCGTCAACGAACTCGATGAACCGATGCTGTTGATGGACATTCACCGCGCGTTAAGCGAGATCGCGCCGCGCGTGAATGATTATTTGCACAACAGCCCATTGCGGACGAAAAATCGCTGCGCGGAAGACAATCGCTGCGATCGCAACGCCGACGCGCACGTCAAATCGTTCCTGATCGGAAATGCGACGACCAGTCTGTTGGTCCGCAACGGGAAACTACTGCTCGGACGCTGGCAACGCATCTCGGTGATCGACTTCGACGGACCCCGTCAACGCCAATTAGTCGTCCAAATCCTCGGCGAGTGA
- a CDS encoding CDP-alcohol phosphatidyltransferase family protein, with amino-acid sequence MAAEVLIALASCDKEREGLYSQPILGVPLFLRSVLTLADSGHSHFVVVAPLGLRRSVIRLWTRYAAGRGFKLDFVPLQSGGGLAPRDQTLLTELLADRVCVLDGLTVVSPRWAREVLRPGLTYHRPLAETARVLSREHLLHALSDGTLVTALDTTHSYCQPGLSCRITAAGQIGILEHFLCELLRMGANGLIARHVNKRLSIPLSRILARWRVSPHAITVGNMLIGLAAGIGTAGVTYFGLLVGGVLFQIASIMDGCDGEVAKLTHRTSRFGQVIDTASDNLALVSFFVGLSIHHFRVSGDWRSFLWGAAMLGGLGALLGILIPFLRRFSNSASLATFDREYMEPLARRLPPILAGGLRGIKAIFKKEWFSLCFCLMAMAGVLPLALPIVAIGSWLGVVAAFWVPRLPSIRRSLARTIPDAAADLETDSGMATARAIAL; translated from the coding sequence ATGGCTGCTGAGGTGCTAATCGCCCTCGCCTCCTGCGATAAGGAACGCGAGGGTTTATATAGTCAACCGATCTTAGGCGTGCCGCTCTTTTTGCGCAGCGTCCTGACATTGGCGGATAGCGGTCACAGCCATTTCGTCGTCGTCGCCCCGTTGGGACTGCGCCGCTCGGTCATACGCCTCTGGACCCGGTATGCCGCCGGGCGGGGTTTCAAACTCGATTTCGTGCCGCTGCAGAGTGGCGGTGGCCTAGCCCCGCGCGATCAGACCTTGCTCACCGAACTCTTGGCCGATCGCGTTTGTGTGCTGGACGGCCTCACGGTGGTCTCCCCACGCTGGGCACGAGAAGTCTTGCGACCAGGTCTCACGTATCACCGCCCGCTGGCCGAAACCGCGCGCGTCCTCTCTCGCGAGCACTTGCTCCACGCGCTCTCCGACGGCACACTCGTGACCGCACTCGACACGACGCATTCGTACTGTCAGCCTGGGCTCTCGTGTCGCATCACCGCAGCGGGGCAAATCGGCATCCTCGAACATTTTCTGTGTGAACTGCTCCGCATGGGCGCAAATGGGCTCATTGCACGGCACGTCAACAAGCGACTGTCGATCCCGTTGAGCCGGATCTTGGCACGGTGGCGTGTCAGTCCGCATGCAATTACGGTCGGCAATATGCTGATCGGCCTGGCCGCCGGGATCGGTACCGCGGGCGTCACCTACTTCGGGCTGTTAGTGGGCGGCGTGTTGTTTCAAATCGCCTCCATCATGGACGGCTGCGACGGCGAAGTGGCGAAACTGACCCATCGCACCAGTCGTTTCGGCCAAGTGATCGACACCGCCAGCGACAACCTCGCATTGGTCAGCTTTTTCGTAGGCCTCAGTATCCATCACTTTCGCGTCTCCGGCGATTGGCGCTCCTTCCTCTGGGGTGCCGCGATGCTCGGCGGGCTTGGCGCGTTGCTGGGCATCCTGATCCCGTTCCTGCGCCGCTTTTCCAATTCCGCGAGTTTGGCCACGTTTGATCGGGAATATATGGAGCCATTGGCCCGTCGTCTCCCGCCGATCCTGGCCGGCGGATTGCGTGGGATCAAAGCGATCTTTAAGAAAGAATGGTTCTCGCTCTGCTTCTGCCTGATGGCCATGGCCGGCGTCTTGCCGTTGGCGTTGCCCATTGTCGCCATCGGCAGTTGGCTGGGGGTCGTGGCCGCGTTCTGGGTCCCGCGCCTCCCGTCGATTCGCCGCAGTCTGGCGCGGACAATTCCTGACGCGGCAGCGGACCTCGAGACCGATTCCGGCATGGCGACGGCGCGGGCCATTGCTTTGTAA
- a CDS encoding HAD family hydrolase has translation MATTMAQEQSVWIFDLDGTLIDSMTAFRHLAGELIAAHYGVSPTEAEEQYRQTSGLPFVEQMQTLYPDHPNNAETVATFERRKLDYYAQARPFPDVLPVLQILAERGDFLGISSNNGQALVESMVERWELPIHIVCGWRNGVGKGIAHFATMRAFSQAADDAMTFVGDSLHDAALALQHGLGFTGRVGTFAAGEFHHRYPGVRVIRSLRELLS, from the coding sequence GTGGCCACGACAATGGCACAGGAGCAATCGGTTTGGATCTTCGACCTCGACGGCACATTAATCGACTCCATGACCGCATTTCGTCATTTGGCCGGTGAATTAATCGCAGCGCACTACGGCGTCAGTCCGACGGAGGCGGAGGAACAATATCGCCAAACCTCGGGGCTGCCGTTCGTGGAACAAATGCAGACGCTCTATCCGGATCATCCCAACAACGCCGAAACGGTTGCAACCTTCGAGCGACGGAAACTGGACTATTACGCGCAAGCGCGGCCATTCCCCGATGTCTTGCCAGTCTTGCAAATTTTAGCGGAACGCGGCGATTTTTTAGGGATCTCGTCGAACAATGGACAGGCGTTAGTTGAATCGATGGTCGAGCGCTGGGAACTCCCGATCCACATCGTCTGCGGCTGGCGCAATGGCGTCGGCAAAGGCATTGCGCACTTCGCCACGATGCGCGCCTTCAGCCAGGCCGCAGACGACGCGATGACCTTCGTCGGCGACTCGCTACACGACGCCGCATTGGCGTTGCAGCACGGCCTCGGATTCACCGGCCGCGTCGGGACATTTGCGGCCGGCGAATTTCACCATCGGTACCCCGGCGTGCGGGTCATCCGCTCGTTGCGGGAGCTCCTCTCGTGA
- a CDS encoding NTP transferase domain-containing protein gives MKALVLAAGLGSRLHDLTRDLPKALVLLHDEPLLGHVLRWLRGSATIESIGVVAGFHADLVRGWLASHAPDVQLFENPEYRAGNLLTLCAARDYAQGDLLICNVDHLYHPAMRAQMITPATHITAIVDHDRTLGPDDMKVTLDGHGRLAAIHKTLATWDCGYIGATQIPAAWQAAYWQAVAQTQARHGTLSCVEWVLGELVATNVPVHVMDVSGHGWVEIDEPADLRRAADFLRQRPPRPPL, from the coding sequence GTGAAGGCACTCGTGCTGGCCGCCGGCCTTGGTAGTCGACTGCACGACCTGACACGCGATCTTCCAAAGGCGTTAGTGCTGCTGCATGACGAACCGCTGTTGGGACACGTATTGCGCTGGCTCCGCGGCAGCGCGACCATCGAGTCGATCGGCGTGGTGGCTGGCTTTCACGCCGATCTGGTGCGCGGCTGGCTGGCGAGTCATGCCCCCGACGTCCAGCTCTTCGAAAATCCGGAGTATCGGGCCGGGAACTTGTTGACCCTCTGCGCGGCGCGCGACTATGCCCAAGGCGATCTCCTGATCTGTAATGTGGATCACCTCTACCATCCCGCGATGCGGGCGCAGATGATCACGCCAGCGACCCATATCACCGCCATCGTCGACCACGATCGGACGCTCGGTCCCGATGACATGAAAGTGACGCTCGATGGCCACGGCCGCCTCGCGGCGATCCATAAGACCTTGGCGACTTGGGATTGTGGCTATATCGGGGCCACACAAATCCCCGCTGCGTGGCAAGCGGCGTATTGGCAGGCGGTGGCCCAGACACAAGCGCGGCATGGCACACTAAGTTGCGTCGAATGGGTGTTGGGCGAATTGGTCGCAACGAACGTGCCGGTCCACGTGATGGACGTCAGTGGTCATGGCTGGGTCGAGATCGACGAACCCGCCGACTTGCGCCGCGCCGCCGACTTCCTGCGCCAGCGCCCACCCCGCCCCCCTCTATGA
- a CDS encoding flippase-like domain-containing protein → MKRLRLLLLVLGFALFLHLVQRIGFATVWTQLRRIGWWLLPIGVLGVLWHWLQAWAWQRILRQRRRIALRSLYLIKVVGETINTITPAGFLGGDPMRIYLLRRHLPWIFGTASVVIDRTVQAMATLVTIVMGVLLIYWRIPHLPMNMRYGLPIVLIIACAFITYIFLHQQHGFFGFGLQLLKRFRIRRHIAPQRVEQVEELDRRIAEFYRHDPSGFWLALLLHWAGRMLGIVEIYWIGHAVNPLFGWPEAFILGALAPLINLVFSFIPGAFGVMEGAFSGALYLMHLPPALGVTIQIVKRLRSGLWILLGFVCLSLQDKRGT, encoded by the coding sequence ATGAAGCGGCTCCGCCTCCTCTTACTCGTGCTCGGCTTCGCACTGTTTCTACATCTGGTGCAGCGAATCGGCTTTGCGACGGTCTGGACACAGCTGCGTCGGATCGGATGGTGGCTGCTGCCCATTGGGGTGCTCGGCGTGCTGTGGCACTGGCTACAGGCCTGGGCCTGGCAACGCATCTTGCGCCAACGGCGCCGCATCGCGCTCAGGTCACTGTATCTCATTAAAGTTGTCGGCGAGACGATCAACACCATTACGCCCGCCGGTTTTTTGGGCGGCGATCCGATGCGGATCTATTTGTTGCGCCGTCACCTCCCCTGGATCTTCGGAACGGCGTCGGTCGTCATCGATCGCACCGTGCAGGCCATGGCCACGTTGGTCACAATCGTGATGGGCGTGCTGCTGATCTACTGGCGCATCCCCCATCTGCCGATGAACATGCGCTATGGACTGCCGATTGTCCTCATTATCGCGTGCGCATTCATTACGTATATTTTCCTGCATCAGCAGCACGGTTTTTTTGGTTTCGGATTGCAACTCCTGAAGCGCTTCAGGATTCGCCGCCATATTGCGCCCCAGCGCGTGGAACAGGTCGAAGAACTCGACCGTCGGATCGCCGAATTTTATCGACACGATCCTTCCGGATTTTGGCTCGCCCTGCTGCTCCATTGGGCGGGACGCATGCTCGGCATCGTCGAGATCTATTGGATCGGTCACGCCGTCAACCCATTGTTCGGTTGGCCGGAGGCGTTCATCCTCGGCGCATTAGCGCCGCTCATTAATCTCGTCTTTTCGTTCATTCCGGGAGCCTTCGGCGTCATGGAGGGCGCATTCAGCGGAGCACTGTATTTAATGCACTTGCCCCCGGCACTCGGCGTGACGATTCAGATCGTGAAGCGACTCCGCTCCGGTCTATGGATCTTGCTTGGATTTGTCTGTTTGAGTCTGCAAGACAAACGCGGAACGTAA
- the guaA gene encoding glutamine-hydrolyzing GMP synthase, whose amino-acid sequence MHKILILDFGSQYTQLIARRVREAQVYAEIQPCTWTVEQVRAFAPQGLILSGGPASVTDTDAPRLDPALLQLGLPVLGVCYGMQAMVQQLGGAVACSTRREYGRATVEFETTQPLLQGIGDRLQTVWMSHGDHVQTLPSGCVGIARSTDIEVAAFADPKRRCYGLQFHPEVLHTVPGTQILHNFLFQICECAREWSIGSFLERAVREIRERVGTARVVCAVSGGVDSSVLAALLHRALADQVVCLFVDNGLLRKDESTKIPRLFAERLGIKIRRIDAAERFLQKLRDVDDPETKRKIIGREFIAVFEEEARAIPGVAYLAQGTLYPDVIESVSFKGPSATIKSHHNVGGLPDKMGLKLVEPLRELFKDEVRQLGRAMGMPNEFIDRQPFPGPGLAVRILGAVTQERLEMLRDADHVMMQEIKSAGWYTHVWQSFCVLLPVKTVGVMGDQRTYEHVVAVRAVHSQDGMTADWAQLPYEVLGRISSRIINEVRGINRVVYDVTSKPPGTIEWE is encoded by the coding sequence ATGCACAAAATACTCATCCTCGATTTCGGGTCGCAATATACGCAGCTGATTGCGCGGCGGGTGCGCGAGGCACAAGTGTACGCCGAGATCCAACCGTGCACGTGGACCGTCGAACAAGTCCGTGCGTTTGCCCCGCAAGGGTTGATTTTGTCGGGCGGACCGGCCTCGGTCACTGACACCGATGCGCCGCGCCTCGATCCCGCATTGCTGCAACTCGGCCTCCCGGTGTTAGGCGTCTGCTATGGCATGCAGGCCATGGTGCAACAACTGGGCGGCGCGGTCGCGTGCAGTACGCGGCGCGAGTATGGTCGGGCGACCGTGGAGTTTGAAACCACGCAACCGTTGTTGCAAGGTATCGGCGATCGGCTGCAGACCGTCTGGATGAGTCACGGCGATCATGTGCAAACGCTGCCGTCGGGATGCGTTGGGATCGCGCGCTCGACGGACATCGAAGTCGCGGCGTTTGCCGATCCGAAGCGGCGTTGTTACGGACTCCAGTTTCACCCGGAAGTGTTGCACACCGTTCCCGGCACGCAGATTCTCCACAATTTCCTGTTCCAAATTTGCGAATGTGCACGCGAGTGGTCGATCGGATCGTTCCTGGAACGCGCGGTGCGGGAGATTCGAGAGCGGGTCGGCACCGCGCGCGTCGTTTGCGCAGTGTCCGGTGGTGTCGACTCCTCAGTCCTTGCGGCGTTGTTGCATCGGGCGTTGGCCGATCAAGTGGTCTGTCTCTTCGTGGACAACGGATTATTGCGCAAAGATGAATCGACGAAAATCCCCCGACTCTTCGCAGAACGCCTTGGAATTAAGATCCGACGCATCGATGCGGCGGAGCGCTTTCTGCAAAAATTGCGCGACGTGGACGATCCGGAAACGAAACGAAAGATCATCGGGCGCGAGTTCATCGCCGTCTTCGAAGAAGAGGCGCGGGCGATCCCGGGCGTCGCCTATCTGGCCCAAGGAACACTTTATCCCGATGTAATCGAATCGGTCTCCTTCAAAGGACCCTCGGCCACGATCAAGAGCCATCACAATGTCGGCGGACTCCCCGACAAAATGGGCCTCAAACTCGTCGAGCCGCTGCGGGAACTTTTTAAAGATGAAGTCCGTCAGCTGGGCCGCGCGATGGGGATGCCGAATGAATTCATCGATCGGCAACCGTTCCCCGGTCCTGGGTTGGCGGTCCGTATCCTCGGCGCCGTTACTCAAGAACGGCTGGAGATGTTGCGCGACGCCGACCATGTGATGATGCAAGAAATCAAGTCAGCCGGCTGGTACACGCATGTGTGGCAGAGTTTTTGTGTGCTGCTGCCGGTCAAGACCGTCGGCGTGATGGGCGATCAACGGACCTACGAACACGTGGTGGCGGTGCGGGCCGTGCACAGCCAAGATGGCATGACAGCCGATTGGGCCCAACTCCCGTACGAAGTCCTCGGCCGAATCAGCAGCCGGATCATCAACGAAGTCCGCGGGATCAATCGCGTGGTCTACGACGTCACCTCGAAGCCGCCCGGCACGATTGAATGGGAATAA